A single region of the Chryseobacterium culicis genome encodes:
- the lpdA gene encoding dihydrolipoyl dehydrogenase produces the protein MNYDIIVIGSGPGGYVTAIRAAQLGFKTAIIEKENLGGICLNWGCIPTKALLKSAQVFHYINHAEDYGLNKVEASFEFPNVIQRSRGVASKMSKGIEFLMKKNKIDVILGTAKVQKGKKVSVTDKEGKVTEYTGTHIIIATGARSRELPNLPQDGKKVIGYRQALSLPEQPKSMIVVGSGAIGVEFADFYNTMGTKVTVVEFMPNIVPVEDEEISKHLEKSLKKTGIEIMTNASVESVDTTGEGVKATVKTANGTITLEADILLSAVGIAANIENIGLEEVGIQTDKGRVLVNEWYETSVPGYYAIGDIIPTQALAHVASAEGITCVEKIKGMHVEKIDYGNIPGCTYCHPEVASVGLTEKQAKEKGYEIKVGKFPLSASGKATANGNTDGFIKVIFDAKYGEWLGCHMIGEGVTDMVAEAVVARKLETTGHEIIKSIHPHPTVSEAIMEAAAAAYGEVIHI, from the coding sequence ATGAATTACGATATTATTGTCATTGGAAGTGGTCCTGGTGGATATGTTACTGCGATCAGAGCAGCGCAATTAGGTTTCAAAACCGCAATTATCGAGAAAGAAAATTTAGGAGGAATCTGCCTTAACTGGGGATGTATTCCAACTAAAGCTTTATTGAAATCTGCTCAGGTTTTTCATTATATCAACCATGCTGAAGATTATGGTTTAAATAAAGTGGAGGCAAGCTTTGAATTCCCGAATGTAATTCAGAGAAGCCGTGGTGTTGCCAGCAAAATGAGCAAAGGAATCGAATTCTTGATGAAAAAGAATAAGATTGACGTAATTCTTGGTACTGCAAAAGTACAGAAAGGTAAAAAAGTTTCTGTTACAGATAAAGAAGGAAAAGTAACTGAATATACAGGTACTCATATCATTATCGCTACAGGTGCTCGTTCAAGAGAATTACCAAACTTACCACAGGATGGTAAAAAAGTAATCGGATACAGACAGGCATTATCTCTTCCTGAGCAGCCGAAATCTATGATCGTTGTAGGTTCTGGAGCTATCGGGGTAGAATTTGCTGACTTCTATAACACAATGGGAACTAAAGTTACTGTTGTTGAATTTATGCCAAACATCGTACCTGTAGAAGACGAGGAAATCTCTAAGCACTTAGAGAAATCTCTGAAAAAGACAGGAATCGAGATCATGACAAACGCTTCTGTAGAAAGTGTTGATACAACAGGTGAAGGGGTGAAAGCTACTGTGAAAACAGCTAATGGAACCATCACTCTTGAAGCTGATATCTTATTATCTGCTGTAGGTATTGCTGCTAATATCGAGAACATCGGATTAGAAGAAGTAGGAATCCAGACAGATAAAGGAAGAGTATTGGTAAACGAATGGTATGAAACTTCAGTACCTGGTTACTATGCAATCGGAGATATCATCCCAACTCAGGCATTGGCTCACGTTGCTTCTGCAGAAGGAATCACTTGTGTGGAGAAAATTAAAGGAATGCACGTTGAGAAAATCGACTATGGCAATATCCCTGGATGTACGTACTGCCACCCTGAAGTAGCTTCTGTAGGTCTTACTGAAAAGCAGGCTAAAGAAAAAGGATATGAAATCAAAGTAGGTAAATTCCCTCTTTCTGCAAGTGGTAAAGCTACTGCAAACGGAAACACAGATGGATTTATCAAAGTGATTTTCGATGCTAAATATGGTGAGTGGTTAGGATGCCACATGATTGGTGAAGGAGTAACTGATATGGTTGCTGAAGCTGTTGTTGCTAGAAAATTAGAAACTACAGGTCACGAGATCATCAAATCTATTCACCCGCACCCAACAGTTTCTGAAGCAATTATGGAAGCTGCTGCTGCTGCGTATGGTGAAGTGATTCACATTTAA
- a CDS encoding patatin-like phospholipase family protein: MNFERVGLVLSGGGTKGIAHAGVLKFLQEKEIEVDILSCCSAGSIVGCLHAIGKTPEEILEFFNSIYFFNWKHFTFNQPGLVSSVIFRNYLKPIFHEMKLGDLDIEVKIVATELVAGTQKIFDKDFEIVDAIIASCSIPGITTPYIIGEEMYCDGGVLNNFPADIIREDCDKLIGVFVSPPNEAKIKDLNSIKAIVSRSYDLLSYRIEKVKFDYCDWFISSQKLSSYGTFERRKDRLEQIFNIGYQAAKESYEESTFFTELRQSGT, translated from the coding sequence ATGAATTTTGAGAGAGTAGGACTTGTTTTATCAGGCGGCGGTACCAAAGGAATCGCTCATGCAGGAGTATTAAAATTCTTACAGGAAAAAGAAATTGAAGTTGACATCCTTTCCTGCTGTAGCGCAGGGTCTATTGTAGGCTGCCTTCATGCCATCGGAAAAACGCCGGAAGAAATTCTGGAATTCTTCAATTCCATATATTTTTTCAATTGGAAGCATTTTACATTCAATCAGCCGGGGCTGGTTTCTTCGGTGATCTTCAGAAACTATCTGAAACCCATTTTCCATGAAATGAAATTGGGAGATCTTGATATCGAAGTGAAAATTGTAGCAACCGAATTAGTAGCAGGAACCCAGAAAATTTTTGATAAAGATTTTGAGATTGTTGATGCAATCATTGCTTCATGCTCTATTCCGGGAATTACGACCCCTTACATCATTGGTGAGGAAATGTACTGTGACGGAGGAGTTCTGAATAATTTTCCTGCAGATATCATCAGAGAAGATTGTGATAAACTGATTGGTGTATTCGTTTCTCCACCCAACGAAGCGAAGATCAAAGACCTGAATTCTATTAAAGCAATCGTTTCGCGTTCTTACGATCTTCTTTCCTACAGAATTGAAAAAGTAAAATTCGATTACTGTGACTGGTTCATTTCTTCTCAAAAATTATCTTCTTACGGAACTTTTGAACGCAGAAAAGACAGATTGGAGCAGATCTTCAATATCGGTTACCAGGCAGCAAAAGAAAGCTATGAAGAAAGCACCTTTTTTACAGAATTGAGACAATCCGGAACATAA
- a CDS encoding YqjF family protein: MNFLKAEWRKLVIINYEIDPDILLPYLPKGTELDFYKGKCYVSLVGFMFLNTRLLGFPIPFHRNFEEVNLRFYVRKKENGIWKRGVVFIKEIVPKPALSLVANSIYKENYHTMPMKNQIHENKDELLIRYSWKDKNWHSIQIMAENMAKPMEENSEFEFITEHYFGFTKKENTTSEYEVCHPKWKCYPIKEYQLEVDFQKIYGTDFECLNHQQPVSVMLAEGSEIQVKTKKYIS, from the coding sequence ATGAACTTTTTAAAAGCAGAATGGCGAAAACTGGTCATCATCAATTACGAAATTGATCCTGACATCTTATTGCCCTACCTTCCAAAAGGAACAGAACTCGATTTTTATAAAGGCAAATGCTATGTAAGTCTTGTGGGGTTCATGTTTTTAAATACCAGACTGTTGGGATTTCCCATTCCTTTTCACCGGAATTTTGAAGAAGTGAACCTAAGATTTTATGTCAGAAAAAAAGAAAATGGAATCTGGAAAAGAGGAGTAGTGTTTATCAAAGAAATTGTTCCCAAACCTGCATTGAGCCTGGTTGCAAATTCTATTTACAAAGAGAATTATCACACTATGCCCATGAAAAACCAGATCCATGAAAATAAAGATGAACTGCTGATCCGATACTCATGGAAAGATAAAAACTGGCATTCTATTCAGATAATGGCTGAGAACATGGCAAAACCTATGGAAGAAAATTCTGAATTTGAATTTATCACAGAACATTATTTTGGATTTACCAAAAAAGAAAATACAACCTCCGAATACGAAGTATGTCATCCAAAATGGAAATGCTACCCCATAAAAGAATACCAGTTGGAAGTTGATTTTCAAAAGATCTACGGAACTGATTTTGAATGCCTGAACCATCAACAACCTGTTTCAGTAATGCTAGCCGAAGGTTCAGAAATCCAAGTCAAAACCAAAAAATATATCAGCTGA
- a CDS encoding SPFH domain-containing protein yields the protein MELTFHGWMIPAVIALLCVIFYKFILRIFFGLIIVPQDRIGLVTKKFVLMGKQELPEGRIIATNGEAGFQAQTLAPGVYFRKWIWQYSIDFQPFTVIPTGKIGLLLAKDGVELETGRILARKVDCDSFQDAEAFLKNGGRKGRQTAIVAPGSYRINTLLFEIELTDMTQIPDNAVGIITTMEGSPLEEGQIAGKIINDHNKFQDVDTFLNSGGYKGLQEQVILAGSYFLNPWFTKVEMVKMTEIPIGHVGVIISYVGEEGKDLSGVDFKHGNIVEKGHKGVWAEPIGPGKYPINPYIMKVELVPTTNLVLNWAYERSESHQLDKNLSTITVRSKDGFPFNLDVSQIIHIPTYEAPKVIARFGNMINLVSQVLEPTIGNYFRNSAQDSDVIAFLGTRKERQQSAKDHISSVLEQYNVNAVDTLIGAIVPPESLMKTLTDRKLAEEQKITYETEMLAQETRQALEKETAVADMQKEIVKADQGVVIAERIADASVKKATGDANSVRLQANAEGDRLKLLATGEAEKTRLLAKAEAEKIELLARASAEQISLTGNAEAEKILAIGKSNAESYKLSVEAMGGNNFTQLKIMENIASQNVRIMPEVLIGGNGDSANGGISGLLGLQLLEQVQKKNAETVSITEERRDNNS from the coding sequence ATGGAATTAACTTTTCATGGCTGGATGATTCCGGCTGTAATTGCGCTTTTGTGCGTAATCTTTTACAAATTTATTTTAAGAATTTTCTTTGGATTAATCATTGTTCCTCAAGACAGAATTGGTTTGGTTACCAAAAAATTTGTGCTGATGGGCAAGCAGGAACTTCCTGAAGGAAGGATTATAGCAACCAACGGAGAAGCGGGTTTTCAGGCTCAGACATTAGCTCCCGGGGTGTATTTTAGAAAATGGATATGGCAATATTCTATCGATTTTCAACCTTTTACAGTGATTCCGACGGGTAAAATAGGATTATTATTGGCAAAAGATGGTGTAGAATTGGAAACCGGAAGGATTCTGGCCAGAAAAGTCGACTGTGATTCTTTTCAGGATGCTGAAGCCTTTTTAAAAAATGGCGGAAGAAAAGGCCGTCAGACCGCTATTGTTGCACCAGGATCTTATAGAATCAATACATTATTATTTGAAATAGAATTAACGGATATGACTCAGATTCCCGACAATGCAGTGGGAATTATCACAACAATGGAAGGAAGTCCTTTAGAAGAAGGTCAGATTGCGGGTAAAATTATCAATGATCATAATAAGTTTCAGGATGTTGATACTTTTTTAAATAGCGGAGGATATAAAGGTCTTCAGGAGCAGGTAATTCTGGCTGGTTCCTACTTCCTGAATCCCTGGTTTACAAAAGTGGAAATGGTGAAAATGACGGAAATTCCGATTGGCCATGTTGGGGTTATTATCAGTTATGTAGGAGAAGAAGGAAAAGATTTAAGCGGCGTTGATTTTAAGCATGGAAATATTGTTGAAAAAGGTCATAAAGGAGTTTGGGCAGAACCTATTGGTCCCGGAAAATATCCAATCAATCCTTATATCATGAAGGTTGAGCTTGTTCCTACCACCAATTTGGTATTGAACTGGGCTTATGAAAGAAGCGAATCTCACCAGCTGGATAAAAACCTTTCCACCATTACGGTGCGAAGTAAAGACGGTTTCCCTTTCAATCTGGATGTTTCACAAATTATTCATATTCCTACCTATGAAGCCCCAAAAGTCATTGCCCGTTTTGGAAATATGATCAATCTTGTAAGTCAGGTGTTAGAGCCAACCATTGGAAATTATTTCAGAAATTCAGCGCAAGATAGCGATGTGATCGCATTTCTGGGAACGCGAAAAGAAAGACAGCAATCGGCCAAAGACCATATCAGCAGTGTTTTGGAACAATATAATGTAAACGCTGTTGATACTTTAATTGGTGCCATTGTTCCTCCGGAAAGTTTAATGAAAACATTAACAGACCGAAAACTGGCGGAAGAGCAGAAAATTACTTACGAAACCGAAATGTTGGCGCAGGAAACACGTCAGGCTCTGGAAAAAGAAACGGCCGTTGCCGATATGCAGAAAGAAATTGTAAAAGCAGATCAGGGGGTGGTAATTGCGGAAAGAATTGCTGATGCATCGGTGAAAAAGGCTACCGGAGATGCTAATTCTGTAAGACTGCAGGCAAATGCCGAAGGTGATCGATTGAAGCTTCTGGCAACCGGGGAAGCAGAAAAAACAAGACTTCTTGCAAAAGCCGAAGCGGAAAAGATAGAACTCCTGGCCAGAGCAAGTGCTGAGCAGATTTCATTAACGGGTAATGCTGAAGCAGAAAAGATTCTGGCCATTGGTAAATCGAATGCGGAATCCTACAAATTATCTGTAGAAGCAATGGGTGGAAATAACTTTACCCAATTGAAAATCATGGAAAATATTGCCAGTCAGAATGTAAGAATTATGCCTGAAGTATTAATCGGAGGAAACGGAGATTCAGCGAATGGAGGAATCAGCGGACTTTTAGGACTTCAGCTCTTGGAACAGGTACAAAAGAAAAATGCTGAAACAGTTTCTATTACGGAAGAAAGAAGGGATAACAATTCTTAA
- a CDS encoding SRPBCC family protein — MSTIYLNTVINADIHYVFDLARNIDLHQQSTSKTNEKAIAGCTSGLIEENETVTWRAKHLGVYQNLTTKIISMEKPIQFTDVMQKGAFKSICHRHIFKSVNGKTLMTDIFEFESPLGIIGKLFNAIFLRGYLKNFLLKRNELIKTIAESSTYDGIAIF; from the coding sequence ATGTCAACAATCTATTTAAATACAGTAATCAACGCAGATATTCACTATGTTTTTGATCTGGCAAGGAATATTGATCTGCACCAGCAATCTACCTCAAAAACCAATGAAAAAGCAATTGCAGGGTGTACTTCAGGACTGATTGAAGAAAATGAAACTGTAACCTGGCGGGCAAAACATCTGGGAGTATATCAAAACCTCACCACAAAAATTATCAGCATGGAAAAACCCATTCAGTTTACAGACGTTATGCAGAAAGGAGCTTTCAAATCCATATGCCATCGGCATATTTTTAAATCCGTAAACGGGAAAACATTGATGACTGATATTTTTGAATTCGAATCTCCGCTAGGCATCATAGGAAAATTATTCAATGCCATTTTTCTCAGAGGATACCTTAAAAATTTCCTGCTCAAAAGAAATGAACTGATCAAAACCATCGCAGAATCTTCTACCTATGACGGAATAGCCATTTTTTAA
- a CDS encoding beta-glucosidase — MYFKLRFKIIGIFLLSSVFISAQKPLYKDPKQPIETRVQDLLKRMTPEEKFWQCFMIPGDLDHVPKGQYSHGIFGLQVSAGNQGGGAAGQLLKYNASEDAERLVKKINAIQKYFVEESRLGIPIIPFDEALHGLVREGATAFPQAIGLAATFNPELMTQVSSAIAKESKLRGIRQILTPVVNLANDVRWGRTEETYGEDAFLTSVMGVSFVSSFENQGIITTPKHFLANVGEGGRDSYPIHWSKRYLEETHLIPFHNAFTQGKSRSVMTSYNLLDGRPSTANHWLLTEKLKKDWNFKGFVISDASAVGGANVLHFTAKDYDDASAQAINAGLDVIFQTEYKHYELFIPPFLDGRISKERIDDAVSRVLKAKFELGLFENPYVSSRDIEELKKLNHKPLAEKTAAESFVLLQNNNHTLPIPANVKRLLIVGTDAVDARLGGYSGPGNKKINILDGLKNYAKAKDIEIMYSKGIDWNAKDFATVSHEYLSFENKKGLKGMYFSNTDVKGNPAFEKQDAQVNFKWTLYSPDPEKLQPDEYSVRWTGKLEAPDSGKYQLGLRGNDGFRLYLDGKLVIDQWEKLSYSTKTVDVDFVKGKKYDIKIEFHENRGEANVELIWNYGLHDYQKDCKEALSLAQNADYIIVTAGIHEGEFQDRSSLSLPGNQETFIHEVSKLNKPTTVVLLGGSAIKTTAWKDKVGAILDIWYPGEEGGNAVAKTLFGAENPSGKLPITFPTEEGQLPLTYNHHPTGRGNDYYDLSGEPLYPFGFGLSYTSFEISELQLSKTQYSENETIVAKVNVKNTGSKAGSEVVQLYVKDVLASVSRPVIELKGFQKVALQPGESKSVTIEVPIKHLQFLNEKMEWTVEKGTYRIMVGNSSKNLPLKQNIEVL; from the coding sequence ATGTATTTTAAACTTCGATTTAAAATTATAGGAATTTTCTTGTTGAGCTCAGTATTTATCTCTGCTCAAAAACCTTTATATAAAGATCCAAAACAACCCATTGAAACCAGAGTTCAGGATCTGCTGAAGAGAATGACTCCTGAGGAAAAATTCTGGCAGTGCTTTATGATTCCCGGAGATCTGGATCATGTTCCGAAAGGACAATATTCCCATGGGATTTTCGGATTACAGGTAAGTGCAGGAAATCAGGGCGGCGGTGCGGCGGGACAGCTATTGAAATATAATGCCAGTGAAGATGCAGAGAGATTGGTTAAAAAAATCAATGCCATTCAGAAATATTTCGTGGAAGAATCAAGATTGGGAATTCCCATTATTCCTTTTGATGAAGCTTTACACGGATTGGTTCGGGAAGGAGCTACAGCGTTTCCGCAGGCCATTGGATTAGCGGCCACTTTCAATCCGGAATTGATGACTCAGGTTTCATCAGCCATTGCAAAAGAATCAAAACTGAGAGGAATTCGTCAAATTCTGACACCGGTAGTCAACCTGGCCAATGATGTAAGATGGGGAAGGACAGAGGAAACTTATGGTGAAGATGCCTTTTTGACTTCTGTAATGGGAGTAAGCTTTGTCAGTTCATTTGAAAATCAGGGAATCATTACCACACCCAAGCACTTTTTAGCCAATGTAGGAGAAGGAGGAAGAGACTCATATCCGATCCATTGGAGCAAAAGATATTTGGAAGAAACTCATTTGATCCCTTTTCACAATGCCTTTACACAAGGAAAAAGCCGTTCGGTGATGACTTCCTATAATCTGCTTGATGGAAGACCTTCAACGGCCAATCATTGGCTGCTAACAGAGAAATTGAAAAAGGACTGGAATTTCAAAGGTTTTGTTATCAGTGATGCCAGTGCGGTAGGAGGAGCGAATGTCTTACATTTTACAGCAAAAGATTATGATGATGCTTCTGCACAGGCAATAAATGCAGGGCTTGACGTGATTTTTCAGACAGAATATAAACACTACGAACTTTTTATACCTCCTTTTCTGGATGGAAGAATCTCAAAAGAAAGAATTGATGATGCTGTTTCAAGAGTATTGAAAGCTAAATTTGAACTTGGATTATTTGAAAATCCCTATGTTTCATCCAGGGATATTGAAGAATTAAAGAAACTTAATCACAAACCTTTGGCAGAAAAAACCGCTGCGGAATCCTTTGTACTGCTTCAGAATAATAACCATACACTTCCCATTCCAGCAAATGTAAAAAGACTTTTGATTGTGGGTACAGATGCTGTGGATGCAAGGTTAGGCGGTTACTCAGGGCCAGGGAACAAGAAAATCAATATTTTGGATGGTCTTAAAAATTATGCTAAAGCTAAGGATATCGAAATCATGTATTCAAAAGGGATTGACTGGAATGCAAAAGATTTTGCAACGGTTTCCCATGAATATCTATCTTTTGAAAATAAGAAAGGATTAAAAGGAATGTATTTCTCCAATACGGATGTAAAAGGAAATCCGGCATTCGAAAAACAGGATGCACAGGTTAATTTCAAATGGACTTTATACTCACCTGATCCTGAAAAACTCCAGCCTGATGAATACAGTGTTCGATGGACTGGAAAACTGGAAGCTCCGGATTCAGGGAAATACCAATTGGGATTGCGCGGGAATGATGGTTTCAGGCTATATCTGGATGGGAAATTAGTTATTGATCAATGGGAAAAATTGAGCTATTCTACAAAAACGGTTGATGTAGATTTTGTAAAAGGAAAAAAATATGACATTAAGATTGAATTTCATGAAAATCGTGGTGAAGCCAATGTGGAACTGATCTGGAATTACGGTCTGCATGATTATCAGAAAGATTGTAAAGAAGCTTTGAGCCTTGCTCAGAATGCAGATTACATTATTGTTACTGCCGGAATTCACGAAGGAGAATTTCAGGATCGTTCATCACTAAGTCTTCCCGGAAATCAGGAAACATTCATTCATGAAGTTTCAAAACTAAATAAACCCACTACAGTTGTTTTGCTAGGTGGATCAGCCATCAAAACAACAGCCTGGAAGGATAAAGTAGGAGCTATCTTAGACATCTGGTATCCGGGGGAAGAGGGTGGAAATGCCGTTGCAAAAACACTTTTCGGAGCAGAGAATCCATCCGGGAAATTACCAATAACATTTCCTACTGAAGAAGGCCAGCTTCCTTTAACTTATAATCACCATCCCACAGGAAGAGGAAATGACTATTATGATTTGAGTGGTGAGCCATTATATCCGTTTGGCTTTGGTTTAAGTTATACCTCCTTTGAAATTTCTGAGTTGCAATTGAGCAAAACTCAGTATTCAGAAAATGAAACCATTGTGGCTAAAGTCAATGTGAAAAATACTGGGTCAAAAGCGGGTAGCGAAGTCGTTCAGCTGTATGTGAAAGACGTATTGGCTTCTGTTTCCAGACCGGTTATTGAGCTCAAGGGATTTCAGAAAGTAGCATTGCAGCCCGGAGAATCAAAATCTGTTACCATTGAAGTTCCCATAAAACACCTACAGTTTTTGAATGAAAAAATGGAATGGACTGTAGAAAAAGGAACCTACAGGATCATGGTGGGAAACTCATCCAAAAATCTTCCTTTAAAACAGAATATTGAAGTTTTATAA
- a CDS encoding alpha-L-fucosidase, producing the protein MLVISKIKPFFLSSFFISSIVFSQAHNVSEGYQKPTDPLVVQNLDQWQDLKFGLFMHWGTYGQWGIVESWSLCPEDESWTQRKPEHGKSYYEYVKNYENLQTTFNPAQFNPQKWADAVKKAGMKYVVFTTKHHDGFAMFDTQQSDYKITSSKTPFSKNPKSDVTKEIFNTFRKEGFKIGAYFSKPDWHSDEYWWSYFPPKDRNVNYDPKKYPERWENFKKFTFNQLNEITSNYGKIDILWLDGGWVRPFHTIDPKVEWQRTIKVEQDIDMDKIGTMARKNQPGIIIVDRTVPGKWENYVTPEQAVPEHALSIPWESCITMGDSFSYVPNDNYKTSQKIIETLVKIISRGGNYLMNIAPGPNGDYDSIVYERLQQISRWMEKNQTAVFATRAIAPYHEGNYYYTQSKDHKTVNVFHLDEQSEYKAPSKLTFSLPENFKPKSLKILGISSKIQWKKTSENTIEITLPEERKNLKYATVFQIMQ; encoded by the coding sequence ATGTTGGTTATATCCAAAATAAAACCTTTTTTCCTTTCATCCTTTTTTATAAGTTCAATCGTATTTTCACAGGCCCACAATGTATCCGAAGGCTATCAGAAACCTACAGACCCTTTGGTTGTTCAGAATCTGGACCAATGGCAGGATCTGAAATTTGGATTGTTTATGCACTGGGGAACCTACGGCCAGTGGGGAATTGTTGAAAGCTGGAGCTTATGTCCCGAAGATGAATCATGGACGCAGAGAAAACCTGAGCACGGAAAATCTTACTATGAATATGTAAAAAATTATGAAAATCTTCAAACGACTTTCAATCCCGCTCAGTTCAATCCTCAAAAATGGGCTGATGCAGTAAAAAAGGCAGGAATGAAATACGTGGTTTTTACCACCAAACATCACGATGGTTTTGCCATGTTTGATACCCAACAGTCGGATTATAAGATCACTTCTTCCAAAACACCATTTTCAAAAAATCCAAAATCCGATGTAACGAAAGAGATCTTCAACACCTTCAGAAAAGAAGGATTTAAAATAGGGGCTTACTTTTCAAAACCGGACTGGCATTCCGATGAGTACTGGTGGTCTTATTTTCCACCCAAAGACAGGAATGTGAACTATGATCCTAAGAAATATCCAGAAAGATGGGAGAATTTTAAAAAGTTTACTTTCAATCAGCTCAATGAAATCACGTCCAATTATGGTAAAATTGATATTCTTTGGCTGGATGGCGGCTGGGTACGTCCTTTTCATACTATAGATCCAAAAGTAGAATGGCAGCGTACCATCAAAGTAGAGCAGGATATTGATATGGATAAGATAGGAACAATGGCAAGAAAAAATCAACCTGGGATTATCATTGTAGACCGTACAGTTCCTGGAAAATGGGAAAACTATGTTACCCCTGAGCAGGCTGTTCCGGAACACGCTCTTTCCATTCCCTGGGAAAGCTGCATCACAATGGGAGATTCCTTTTCCTATGTTCCCAATGATAACTATAAAACCTCTCAAAAGATCATTGAAACTCTGGTGAAAATCATTTCAAGAGGGGGAAATTACCTCATGAATATTGCTCCGGGACCTAATGGTGATTACGATTCCATCGTTTATGAAAGATTACAGCAGATTTCCCGCTGGATGGAGAAAAACCAGACTGCTGTTTTTGCCACAAGAGCTATTGCTCCTTACCACGAAGGAAATTACTATTATACTCAAAGTAAAGATCATAAGACGGTAAATGTTTTCCATCTGGATGAACAATCAGAATATAAAGCTCCTTCAAAACTTACTTTTTCCCTTCCGGAAAATTTTAAACCCAAATCTTTGAAAATATTAGGTATTTCCTCAAAAATTCAATGGAAAAAAACATCTGAAAATACTATTGAAATTACATTGCCGGAAGAAAGAAAAAATCTGAAATATGCAACTGTATTTCAAATAATGCAATAG
- a CDS encoding TIGR01777 family oxidoreductase: MKIIIAGGTGFLGENLEKYFTEKGDQVYILTRNPKRKNEIYWDAQTIGEWKNSLEKADILINLTGKSVDCRYHEKNKQEIYSSRIDSTRILQKAVDQCSDQPKIWLNASSATIYVHSEKHLNTEENGIIGDDFSMNICKSWEKEFFTVKNEGIRKIALRTSIVLGNGGGAFPKLKMITRMGLGGKQGRGHQMVSWIHIEDFCKAVDWIIQHENISGTVNITAPAPVSNENMMRKLREKMNVPFGLNAPVWQLEIASIFLNTETELLLKSRNVYPERLQKSGFQFLYPEIDDALLNLLES, translated from the coding sequence ATGAAAATAATCATAGCCGGAGGCACCGGATTTCTTGGCGAAAACTTAGAAAAATATTTTACAGAAAAGGGTGATCAGGTATATATTCTGACCCGTAATCCTAAACGTAAAAATGAAATCTATTGGGATGCACAAACAATAGGTGAATGGAAAAATAGCCTGGAAAAAGCTGATATTCTGATCAACCTTACAGGAAAATCTGTGGATTGCCGGTATCATGAGAAAAATAAACAGGAAATCTATTCCTCAAGAATTGACAGTACAAGGATATTACAGAAAGCTGTAGATCAATGTTCTGATCAACCGAAAATTTGGCTGAATGCCAGTTCTGCAACCATTTACGTTCATTCTGAAAAACATCTCAATACAGAAGAAAACGGAATTATTGGGGATGACTTTTCCATGAATATCTGCAAAAGCTGGGAAAAAGAATTTTTTACCGTCAAAAATGAAGGAATACGAAAAATAGCCCTTCGAACTTCTATTGTTCTTGGGAATGGCGGTGGTGCTTTTCCAAAACTGAAAATGATTACCAGGATGGGTTTAGGGGGAAAACAGGGAAGAGGACATCAAATGGTAAGCTGGATTCATATTGAGGATTTTTGCAAAGCCGTGGACTGGATTATTCAGCATGAGAATATTTCAGGAACTGTGAATATAACTGCTCCGGCTCCGGTTTCTAATGAAAATATGATGAGAAAACTGAGGGAAAAAATGAATGTTCCTTTTGGGCTTAATGCTCCCGTCTGGCAATTGGAAATCGCGTCTATATTCCTGAATACAGAAACCGAATTATTGTTGAAAAGCCGAAACGTTTACCCTGAGAGACTCCAAAAAAGTGGATTTCAGTTTTTATATCCGGAAATTGATGACGCTCTTCTTAATCTATTGGAATCCTAA